Proteins encoded together in one Shewanella acanthi window:
- a CDS encoding diguanylate cyclase domain-containing protein gives MPFITTTKTNVGLMLFVLLYLLLSFSTVEYLQSSYSRNTEAQELEKLAQRLSLIRANIEAEVNAELFLADSMATLITFAPNAGPAQWEQVAKLLVRKGEHIRNISVAPNDVIAFVYPLAGNERVIGLDFHDNPMQWASIVQARQSQRLSISGPLLLVQGGEAVIGRMPLYFDPPFNTQYWGHCSVVIDINTLFKDAGVFDLPDNIQIAIRGLNATGASGPVFLGDARVFDDPLVTESVNLASGSWLIGINHSDKHQTRPLSKLAKDNIARVAGYSIAISFLISFIFIFQAYRLANQVALQDVLTKLPNRRYAMMVLDQLTDADGRFTIINIDLNRFKQVNDTLGHNAGDALLKEVAQRLKQSLRGSDTVARLGGDEFLIILPRVYSMTEIELVRQKLEQACLTPFTYDATPIEVSLSFGIACYPQDARDISDLLHAADQAMYSDKQRKKSQQL, from the coding sequence ATGCCGTTTATAACAACAACTAAAACCAATGTCGGCCTCATGCTGTTCGTTTTACTCTACTTGCTGTTGTCTTTTAGTACTGTGGAGTATTTACAAAGCAGTTATTCCCGTAATACCGAAGCGCAAGAGCTTGAAAAGCTGGCTCAGCGCCTATCACTTATCCGCGCCAATATTGAGGCGGAAGTTAATGCTGAGTTGTTTCTCGCCGATAGTATGGCAACGCTAATTACCTTTGCGCCTAATGCGGGGCCCGCTCAATGGGAGCAAGTTGCTAAGTTATTGGTGCGAAAGGGCGAACACATTCGCAATATCAGTGTGGCACCCAACGATGTGATTGCCTTTGTGTATCCCTTAGCAGGAAATGAGCGGGTTATCGGGCTTGATTTTCATGACAATCCCATGCAATGGGCGAGCATAGTACAGGCAAGACAATCCCAACGATTAAGTATTTCAGGCCCCTTGCTGTTAGTTCAAGGAGGCGAGGCGGTGATTGGCCGAATGCCGTTGTATTTTGATCCTCCCTTCAATACCCAATATTGGGGGCATTGTAGTGTAGTTATTGATATTAATACTCTTTTTAAAGATGCAGGGGTATTCGATCTCCCCGACAATATTCAAATTGCGATTCGTGGTCTGAATGCGACGGGGGCATCAGGCCCAGTATTTTTAGGTGATGCTCGGGTCTTTGATGACCCTTTGGTGACAGAGTCAGTTAATCTCGCCAGTGGCAGCTGGTTGATAGGGATAAACCATTCTGATAAGCATCAAACTCGTCCACTTTCTAAATTGGCTAAGGATAATATTGCCCGAGTTGCTGGCTACTCTATTGCCATTTCATTTTTAATCAGCTTTATTTTTATCTTCCAAGCTTACCGTTTAGCAAACCAGGTCGCGTTGCAGGATGTATTAACTAAGTTACCTAATCGGCGTTATGCCATGATGGTGTTAGACCAACTCACCGATGCAGATGGCCGTTTTACTATCATCAATATTGATTTAAATCGCTTTAAGCAAGTAAACGATACTCTTGGGCATAATGCGGGGGATGCGTTGTTAAAAGAAGTTGCACAAAGACTTAAGCAATCACTACGTGGTTCGGATACGGTGGCTCGCCTTGGGGGAGATGAGTTTCTGATTATTCTGCCTCGAGTATACAGCATGACTGAAATCGAACTTGTTCGTCAAAAGCTTGAGCAGGCCTGTTTAACACCTTTTACCTATGATGCGACCCCGATTGAGGTTAGTTTAAGCTTTGGGATAGCTTGTTATCCGCAGGATGCTAGAGACATTAGTGACCTGCTCCACGCTGCTGATCAGGCCATGTATAGTGATAAGCAACGTAAAAAATCCCAACAGCTGTAA